The following are encoded in a window of Emcibacter sp. SYSU 3D8 genomic DNA:
- a CDS encoding OsmC family protein encodes MKARVKWIEDRNFLGESDTGHAVVMGSMGGKTGVAIAPTPMELILLGLGGCTSYDVVHILEKGRQTVSSCNLEIDAERAGEDPKVFTKIHLHFVVTGAGLNPAKVERAIALSAEKYCSASAMLARAVAITHDFEVIEAS; translated from the coding sequence ATGAAAGCACGCGTCAAATGGATCGAGGACCGCAACTTCCTGGGCGAGTCCGATACCGGCCATGCGGTGGTCATGGGCAGCATGGGCGGCAAGACAGGCGTCGCCATCGCGCCGACTCCCATGGAGCTGATCCTGTTGGGACTGGGCGGCTGCACCTCCTATGACGTGGTGCACATCCTCGAAAAGGGCCGCCAGACGGTGTCCAGCTGCAACCTGGAAATCGACGCCGAGCGCGCCGGCGAAGACCCCAAGGTGTTCACGAAGATTCATCTGCACTTCGTGGTGACAGGCGCGGGGCTGAACCCGGCGAAGGTGGAACGCGCCATCGCCCTGTCGGCAGAAAAATACTGTTCGGCCTCGGCGATGCTGGCGAGAGCCGTGGCCATCACCCATGATTTCGAGGTCATCGAGGCCTCGTGA
- a CDS encoding cytochrome P450, whose translation MSTMIDYCAIADPSIWADERGLLALLDDMRRNAPVAWVEPPGFRPFWAISRHADIMELERQSDRFLNGPRAVLQSIDQEEAVRAFTGGSDQLLRTLIHMDNPDHRIFRAMTQEWFQPRSLGKLQQRITELAKRTVDRMAQSKYCDFVADVAVWYPLQVIMMILGAPESDEPLLLKLTQELFGPQDPDMQRQEADAPDMGTVQQFFAYFSAMTDARRANPRDDVATVIANATIDGRPIGHLEAMSYYIIIATAGHDTTSSATSGGLLALMRNPWQLARLRDDPALIPSAVDEMFRWTTPVKHFMRTATEDYTLRGQNIRKGDALMLLYHAANRDEEVFEAPNEFRVDRSPNRHIAFGYGPHLCLGQYLAKMEMRALFTELVPRLEHVELDGYPAWVQSSFVSGLKRLPIRYVLTDG comes from the coding sequence ATGAGCACGATGATCGACTATTGCGCAATCGCCGACCCAAGCATCTGGGCCGACGAGCGGGGGCTGCTGGCCCTGCTCGACGACATGCGCCGGAACGCGCCGGTCGCCTGGGTGGAGCCCCCCGGATTCCGGCCGTTCTGGGCAATCTCGCGCCACGCCGATATCATGGAACTGGAGCGCCAGAGCGACCGCTTCCTGAACGGTCCGCGCGCGGTGCTGCAGAGCATCGACCAGGAAGAGGCGGTCCGTGCCTTCACCGGCGGCAGCGACCAGTTGCTGCGCACCCTGATCCACATGGACAACCCGGACCACCGAATATTCCGCGCCATGACCCAGGAATGGTTCCAGCCGCGCAGCCTGGGCAAGCTGCAGCAGCGCATTACCGAGCTGGCGAAGCGTACCGTGGACCGGATGGCGCAGAGCAAGTACTGCGACTTTGTCGCCGACGTCGCGGTCTGGTACCCGCTGCAAGTCATCATGATGATTCTCGGCGCGCCGGAATCCGACGAGCCGCTGCTGTTGAAGCTGACCCAGGAATTGTTCGGGCCGCAGGACCCGGACATGCAGCGGCAGGAGGCCGACGCGCCCGACATGGGGACGGTGCAGCAGTTCTTCGCCTATTTCTCCGCCATGACCGACGCCCGCCGCGCCAACCCCCGGGACGACGTGGCGACCGTGATCGCCAACGCCACCATCGACGGCCGACCGATTGGTCATCTGGAGGCCATGTCCTATTACATCATCATCGCCACGGCCGGGCATGACACCACCAGTTCGGCCACCTCGGGCGGCCTGCTGGCGCTGATGCGCAACCCGTGGCAGTTGGCCAGATTGCGGGACGATCCGGCGCTGATCCCGTCGGCGGTCGATGAGATGTTCCGCTGGACCACCCCGGTGAAGCATTTCATGCGCACCGCCACCGAGGACTACACGTTGCGCGGCCAGAATATCCGCAAGGGCGATGCGCTGATGCTGCTCTACCACGCCGCCAATCGGGACGAGGAGGTGTTCGAGGCGCCCAACGAGTTCCGCGTGGACCGCTCGCCCAACCGCCACATCGCCTTCGGTTATGGTCCGCATCTTTGCCTCGGCCAGTACCTCGCCAAGATGGAAATGCGCGCGCTGTTCACCGAGCTTGTTCCCCGGCTGGAGCATGTGGAACTGGACGGTTATCCCGCATGGGTCCAATCCAGTTTCGTCAGCGGCCTGAAGCGCCTGCCGATACGCTATGTGCTGACGGATGGATAG
- the pdeM gene encoding ligase-associated DNA damage response endonuclease PdeM, with the protein MADAAPNETAMASVNGAALVFDRSGAAWWPEERLLAVADLHFEKGSSFAARRGVLLPPYDTRETLQRLEAACAYYRPRTVIALGDSFHDLGAAGRLSAGDVARIRALTAGHEWYWIEGNHDPQPPEGLGGWCAASLACGPLLFRHLPQPGTQPGEVAGHLHPAARVVVRGRGLRRRCFATDGRRLILPSFGAYTGGLDVLDRAYGSLFTESFHAWMIGQDRVYPVASGKLS; encoded by the coding sequence ATGGCTGACGCGGCCCCGAACGAAACGGCGATGGCCTCGGTGAACGGCGCCGCGCTGGTATTCGACCGCTCGGGCGCGGCGTGGTGGCCGGAGGAGCGGTTGCTGGCTGTCGCCGACCTGCACTTCGAAAAGGGCTCGTCCTTCGCGGCGCGGCGCGGCGTGCTGTTGCCGCCCTATGACACGCGCGAGACCTTGCAACGGCTGGAGGCGGCCTGCGCCTATTACCGGCCCAGAACGGTCATCGCCCTTGGCGACAGTTTCCACGATCTGGGCGCGGCGGGCAGGCTGTCGGCGGGGGACGTGGCCCGTATCCGCGCGCTGACCGCCGGACACGAATGGTACTGGATCGAGGGCAACCACGATCCCCAGCCGCCGGAGGGTCTGGGCGGCTGGTGCGCCGCCTCGCTGGCCTGCGGTCCGTTGCTGTTCCGGCATCTGCCGCAGCCAGGCACACAGCCGGGGGAGGTGGCGGGCCATCTGCATCCCGCGGCCAGGGTGGTGGTGCGCGGCCGGGGGCTGCGGCGGCGTTGCTTCGCTACCGACGGCCGGCGGCTGATCCTGCCGTCCTTTGGCGCCTATACGGGCGGCCTCGATGTGCTCGACCGGGCGTACGGGTCCCTGTTCACGGAATCGTTTCATGCGTGGATGATCGGCCAGGACCGGGTCTATCCGGTGGCGAGCGGAAAACTCTCGTAA
- a CDS encoding cisplatin damage response ATP-dependent DNA ligase, with translation MNRFAELLDRLSYTPGRNDKLALMVDYFRHVPDPDRGYALAAMTGTLDFKHAKPAMIRGLIEERTDPALFRWSRDYVGDTAETIALMWPARRGVNRVPDLSEIVEELDRTSKLDMPGRIAGWLDALDETGRWALLKLITGAMRIGVSARLAKQALAQYGNLDIAEVEEVWHGLEPPYLDLFAWADGAAERPEHGALAPFRPVMLSHPVEEANFARMDPADYRAEWKWDGIRVQAVSEGGVKRLYSRTGEDISGAFPDLIEAMHFEAAIDGELLVIRDGAVAPFSDLQQRLNRKTVSKKQLSGFPAGLRVYDLLVEDGEDLRPLPFDERRARLEIWAARQGEARIGLSPLIPFAAFEDLAGLRGHTEAESIEGVMLKRGDSPYLAGRPKGYWWKWKRDPYLVDAVLLYAQRGSGRRSSFYSDFTFGVWKDGALVPVGKAYFGFTDDELKQLDRFVRANTINSFGPVREVTHEPDKGLVLEVAFEGLQRSSRHKSGVAMRFPRINRIRWDKPPREADELALLEKMLI, from the coding sequence ATGAACCGGTTCGCCGAGCTGCTCGACCGGCTGTCCTACACGCCCGGCCGCAACGACAAGCTGGCGCTGATGGTCGATTATTTCCGGCACGTGCCAGATCCGGACCGGGGCTATGCGCTGGCCGCCATGACCGGCACGCTCGACTTCAAGCACGCCAAGCCGGCCATGATCCGCGGCCTGATCGAGGAACGCACCGACCCGGCCCTGTTCCGCTGGTCCCGCGACTATGTGGGCGACACCGCCGAGACCATCGCGCTGATGTGGCCGGCACGCCGCGGCGTCAACCGGGTGCCCGATCTGTCCGAGATCGTCGAGGAACTGGACCGCACCTCCAAGCTGGACATGCCGGGGCGCATCGCCGGCTGGCTCGACGCGCTCGACGAGACCGGGCGCTGGGCGCTGCTGAAGCTGATCACCGGCGCCATGCGGATCGGCGTCTCGGCCCGCCTCGCCAAGCAGGCGCTGGCCCAGTACGGCAACCTCGACATCGCCGAGGTGGAAGAAGTCTGGCACGGACTGGAGCCGCCCTATCTCGACCTGTTCGCCTGGGCGGATGGCGCGGCGGAACGACCGGAACATGGCGCGCTGGCGCCGTTCCGGCCGGTGATGCTGTCCCATCCGGTCGAGGAGGCGAATTTCGCCCGGATGGACCCGGCCGACTACCGGGCCGAATGGAAATGGGATGGCATCAGGGTACAGGCTGTGTCGGAAGGCGGCGTGAAGCGGCTCTACAGCCGTACCGGCGAGGATATTTCCGGCGCGTTCCCCGACCTGATCGAGGCCATGCACTTCGAGGCCGCCATCGACGGTGAGTTGCTGGTGATCCGCGACGGCGCGGTCGCGCCCTTCTCCGACCTGCAGCAGCGGCTCAACCGCAAGACCGTCAGCAAAAAGCAGCTCTCCGGTTTTCCCGCCGGCCTGCGTGTCTACGACCTGCTGGTCGAGGATGGCGAAGATCTGCGCCCGCTGCCCTTCGACGAACGCCGCGCGCGGCTGGAGATTTGGGCCGCGCGGCAGGGCGAGGCGCGCATCGGCCTGTCGCCGTTGATACCCTTCGCCGCATTCGAAGACCTCGCCGGCCTGCGCGGCCATACCGAGGCCGAGAGCATCGAGGGCGTCATGCTCAAGCGGGGCGACAGCCCGTATCTCGCCGGGCGGCCGAAAGGATATTGGTGGAAATGGAAGCGCGACCCGTACCTGGTGGATGCCGTGTTGCTCTACGCCCAGCGCGGCAGCGGCCGCCGTTCATCGTTCTATTCCGACTTCACCTTCGGCGTCTGGAAGGACGGCGCGCTGGTGCCCGTGGGCAAGGCCTATTTCGGCTTCACCGATGACGAGCTGAAGCAGCTCGACAGGTTCGTGCGCGCCAACACCATCAACAGTTTCGGTCCGGTCCGCGAGGTGACCCACGAACCCGACAAGGGCCTCGTGCTGGAAGTGGCCTTCGAGGGATTGCAGCGTTCGAGCCGGCACAAGTCAGGCGTCGCCATGCGGTTTCCGAGGATCAACCGGATCCGGTGGGACAAGCCGCCCAGGGAAGCGGACGAACTGGCGCTGCTGGAGAAAATGCTGATCTAG
- a CDS encoding DUF2061 domain-containing protein, whose amino-acid sequence MPRDLIKTATFAVLHFLVGFAVTYAFTGSVAVATGVALVEPAINTVVFFFHERAWRMTDQPGTDAVILGGHAHGF is encoded by the coding sequence ATGCCGAGAGATCTGATCAAGACCGCCACCTTCGCTGTCCTGCATTTCCTGGTGGGATTCGCCGTGACCTATGCCTTCACCGGCTCGGTCGCCGTCGCCACCGGCGTGGCGCTGGTCGAGCCGGCAATCAACACGGTGGTGTTCTTCTTCCATGAGCGGGCCTGGCGGATGACGGACCAGCCCGGCACCGATGCGGTTATCCTCGGCGGCCACGCGCACGGCTTCTGA
- a CDS encoding LLM class flavin-dependent oxidoreductase → MSDLKLSVIITSQDWATPHLAEIDATALHGLYIADHPSFPVTESWTWLAYAAARTSRIKLGTHVTGAPFYHPTRLAKQVASVDALSNGRVILGIGTAYEVADFRPYGFPMPGFSDRVELLEETIVILKQLFTGKIDGFDGKFHTYEGEAEFAPVPVNGSVPIWIGLNKAGLALQVAARHADAVNTWQLSPAQVREIAGPLKEAVEKAGRKPEDVAITCDVVMARGADERGAEQLAHRIRDMARGWGRKESVTDWGVGGVLHGDGDAMLEQLGRFKEVGCTEVTVSCSSIEDVRWVNENVAKRLP, encoded by the coding sequence TTGAGCGATCTGAAACTGAGCGTGATCATCACCAGCCAGGACTGGGCAACGCCGCACCTGGCCGAGATCGACGCCACCGCACTGCACGGGCTCTATATCGCCGACCATCCCTCGTTCCCGGTCACGGAATCCTGGACCTGGCTGGCCTATGCCGCGGCCAGGACAAGCCGGATCAAACTCGGCACCCATGTAACCGGCGCACCGTTCTATCATCCGACCCGCCTCGCCAAGCAGGTGGCGAGCGTCGATGCGCTGTCGAACGGCCGGGTGATTCTTGGCATCGGCACCGCCTACGAGGTGGCCGACTTCAGGCCTTACGGCTTTCCCATGCCCGGCTTCAGCGACCGGGTCGAGCTCCTCGAGGAAACCATCGTCATCCTCAAACAGCTGTTCACCGGCAAGATCGATGGTTTTGACGGCAAGTTTCACACCTATGAGGGCGAGGCCGAGTTCGCCCCGGTGCCGGTGAACGGCTCCGTGCCGATCTGGATCGGCCTCAACAAGGCGGGCCTCGCCCTGCAGGTGGCGGCGCGCCACGCCGACGCCGTCAACACATGGCAGCTGTCGCCCGCCCAGGTGCGGGAGATCGCCGGGCCGCTGAAGGAGGCGGTCGAAAAAGCCGGCCGCAAGCCGGAGGACGTGGCGATCACCTGCGACGTGGTGATGGCGCGCGGCGCCGATGAGCGCGGCGCCGAGCAGCTCGCCCACCGCATCCGCGACATGGCGCGCGGCTGGGGCAGGAAGGAGTCGGTCACCGACTGGGGCGTGGGCGGCGTGCTCCACGGCGACGGCGACGCCATGCTGGAACAGCTCGGCCGGTTCAAGGAAGTGGGCTGCACCGAAGTAACCGTGTCCTGCTCCAGCATCGAGGACGTGCGCTGGGTGAACGAAAACGTGGCTAAGCGGCTGCCATGA
- a CDS encoding Kazal-type serine protease inhibitor family protein: protein MKPLLTLAFAIAALSLAACASDKGAGPGDPEDALGKPSSVTIPAASSAIGQGDGNAVICDTVAGFACPDGQYCKFDGGSCGIEKKTGVCVAKPQMCTREYRPQCGCDGKTYGNSCDAAAAGKNVDFEGECPPAGDAPAPDR, encoded by the coding sequence ATGAAGCCACTTCTGACCCTTGCGTTCGCCATCGCCGCGCTGTCGCTCGCTGCCTGTGCCTCGGACAAGGGAGCGGGGCCAGGCGATCCCGAGGACGCGCTGGGCAAACCCTCGTCGGTCACCATTCCGGCGGCCTCCTCGGCCATCGGCCAGGGTGATGGCAACGCGGTGATCTGCGATACCGTGGCCGGCTTCGCCTGCCCTGATGGCCAGTACTGCAAGTTCGACGGCGGCAGCTGCGGCATCGAGAAGAAGACCGGTGTTTGCGTGGCGAAGCCGCAGATGTGCACCAGGGAATACCGGCCCCAATGCGGCTGCGACGGCAAGACCTACGGCAATTCGTGCGATGCCGCGGCGGCCGGCAAGAACGTGGATTTCGAGGGGGAGTGTCCGCCGGCCGGAGACGCGCCCGCGCCGGACAGATAA
- a CDS encoding ligase-associated DNA damage response exonuclease, with the protein MTAFTDIVCPTPKGLYCPPGDFYIDPTRASPRAVVTHGHSDHARAGHGSVLATRETLAIMGSRYGADFTPSQQVARYGEKHRIGDATVWLVPAGHVLGSAQAVIEAHGRRIVVSGDYKRRPDPTCAPFEPVPCDVFITEATFGLPVFRHPDAAREVDKVLHMLDVFPERCVLVGAYALGKAQRIIALLRQAGHGAPVYIHGAMEKLCALYGELGVDLGDLRLAKDATRDEMMGRVIVAPPSALGDRWSRRLPEPIGAFASGWMRVRARARQGGIELPLVISDHADWDELTGTLHELSPQEVWVTHGREEPLVHWAGLNGLKARPLHLAGYDDEDGEAPANEAATATDSAG; encoded by the coding sequence ATGACTGCCTTCACCGACATCGTCTGCCCGACGCCGAAGGGCCTCTACTGCCCGCCGGGAGATTTCTACATCGACCCGACGCGTGCCTCGCCCCGGGCGGTGGTGACGCATGGCCACTCCGACCATGCCCGCGCCGGTCACGGCTCTGTCCTGGCGACCAGGGAAACGCTGGCGATCATGGGCTCGCGCTATGGCGCCGACTTCACGCCGTCGCAGCAGGTTGCCCGGTATGGCGAAAAACACCGGATCGGCGACGCCACGGTCTGGCTGGTACCGGCCGGGCATGTGCTGGGCAGCGCCCAGGCGGTGATCGAGGCGCATGGACGGCGCATTGTCGTGTCCGGCGACTACAAAAGGCGGCCCGATCCGACCTGTGCGCCGTTCGAGCCGGTGCCGTGCGACGTTTTCATCACCGAGGCGACCTTCGGCCTGCCGGTCTTCCGCCATCCCGATGCCGCGCGGGAGGTGGACAAGGTCCTCCACATGCTGGACGTGTTCCCCGAACGCTGCGTGCTGGTCGGCGCCTATGCGCTGGGCAAGGCGCAGCGGATCATCGCGCTGCTGCGCCAGGCGGGTCACGGCGCGCCGGTCTATATCCACGGCGCGATGGAGAAGCTCTGCGCGCTCTATGGGGAACTGGGCGTGGACCTGGGCGATCTGCGCCTCGCCAAGGACGCCACACGGGACGAGATGATGGGCCGGGTGATCGTCGCGCCGCCCTCGGCGCTGGGCGACCGCTGGAGCCGGCGGCTGCCCGAGCCGATTGGCGCCTTCGCCAGCGGCTGGATGCGGGTGCGCGCCCGGGCGCGCCAGGGCGGCATCGAGCTGCCGCTGGTGATCTCCGACCACGCGGATTGGGACGAGCTGACCGGCACCTTGCACGAGCTGTCGCCGCAGGAGGTCTGGGTGACGCACGGCCGCGAGGAACCGCTGGTGCACTGGGCCGGCCTGAACGGCCTGAAGGCCAGGCCGCTGCACCTGGCAGGCTATGACGATGAAGACGGCGAGGCGCCGGCGAACGAGGCCGCGACAGCCACGGACTCCGCCGGATGA
- a CDS encoding gamma-glutamylcyclotransferase family protein has product MTRLYFAYGRNMHPVIMAQRCPAAGFIGAASLPDYRLLINIRGVSTVVPEAGATVHGVLWRLTQACEAALDEIEGVARGSYRRATARPVADFEVLEPALIYIASNAEPSLPREGYLESLEEAALHHGFPEAYRLYLSGLRTRP; this is encoded by the coding sequence ATGACCCGCCTCTACTTCGCCTATGGCCGCAACATGCATCCCGTCATCATGGCGCAGCGCTGTCCGGCGGCTGGCTTCATCGGAGCGGCCTCGCTGCCGGATTACCGGTTGCTGATCAACATCCGCGGCGTCAGCACGGTGGTGCCCGAGGCGGGCGCCACCGTGCACGGCGTGCTGTGGCGGCTGACACAGGCCTGCGAGGCGGCGCTCGACGAGATCGAGGGCGTGGCGCGCGGCAGTTACCGCCGCGCCACGGCGCGGCCGGTCGCGGATTTCGAGGTGCTGGAGCCGGCGCTGATCTATATCGCCAGCAATGCCGAGCCCTCGCTCCCGCGCGAAGGCTATCTGGAATCGCTGGAAGAAGCCGCCCTCCATCACGGCTTTCCCGAGGCCTACCGGCTGTATCTGTCCGGCCTGCGAACGCGGCCGTGA
- a CDS encoding polysaccharide pyruvyl transferase family protein: MTGRETVRQKGESRISERAAAMGALKQRLGALVDAIPADAPVIYLDIPIHLNVGDLLIFAGTERLLARHMRQVTHRFSSKDYARFLDAVTDRHVLLMHGGGNLGDLWPEHESVRQDILRRFPHNRVVVFPQTVHFRDMGNAAACGAAYRDHPDCILFVRDETSRKVAERHMGVPCRTAPDAAHHLWRSGDIYRADAGGRGELVLRRTDQEAAESERAPDGIDWQDIITPADRAIFRMQKHAIRLNSSVPLQALLMGSWRGHRDRVIRRASTHFRTRSRIRTDRLHAVILGCLLGKEVIMEDNNYGKLSAYFDTWMPELIPRGRVHPDPASRA; encoded by the coding sequence GTGACTGGTCGGGAAACAGTCCGCCAGAAGGGCGAATCGCGCATCAGTGAACGGGCCGCGGCGATGGGCGCACTGAAACAGCGGCTGGGTGCGCTGGTCGATGCGATCCCGGCAGATGCGCCGGTGATCTACCTCGACATTCCCATTCACCTGAACGTGGGCGACCTGCTGATCTTCGCCGGGACCGAGCGCCTTCTCGCCCGGCACATGCGGCAGGTGACCCACCGCTTCAGTTCCAAGGATTATGCGCGGTTTCTGGATGCGGTCACCGATCGCCACGTGCTGTTGATGCATGGCGGCGGCAATCTTGGCGATCTGTGGCCGGAACACGAATCGGTCAGGCAGGATATCCTGCGGCGATTCCCGCATAACCGGGTCGTGGTCTTTCCCCAGACAGTGCACTTCCGGGACATGGGGAACGCCGCCGCTTGCGGCGCGGCGTACCGGGATCACCCCGATTGCATCCTGTTCGTGCGCGACGAGACATCGCGCAAGGTGGCCGAGCGGCACATGGGCGTGCCCTGCCGGACCGCACCGGATGCCGCGCATCATCTCTGGCGGTCGGGAGATATTTACCGAGCCGACGCCGGCGGACGGGGGGAACTCGTTTTGCGCCGTACGGACCAGGAGGCCGCGGAATCCGAGCGGGCGCCCGACGGGATCGACTGGCAGGACATCATTACGCCGGCGGACCGGGCGATCTTCCGGATGCAAAAGCATGCCATCAGGCTCAATTCCAGCGTGCCGCTGCAAGCCCTGCTGATGGGCTCCTGGCGCGGCCACCGGGACCGGGTGATCCGCCGGGCCTCGACCCATTTCAGGACGAGATCACGCATTCGGACCGACCGGCTTCACGCGGTCATTCTGGGGTGCCTGCTCGGCAAGGAGGTAATCATGGAGGACAACAATTACGGCAAGCTGTCGGCCTATTTCGATACCTGGATGCCGGAGCTGATTCCGCGGGGCAGGGTGCACCCCGATCCGGCCTCTCGCGCGTAG
- a CDS encoding ligase-associated DNA damage response DEXH box helicase — MDSSHPLPVSLPPVFRDWFGARGWAIRRHQQELLDLAQAGRSALLVAPTGAGKTLAGFLPPLIELYHEMQGPPAERRRGLHTLYISPLKALAVDIARNLETPSAEMKLGARIETRTGDTPTEKRARQRRDPPDILLTTPEQLALLLSHKDAGDLFGGLRTIVLDELHAIENTKRGDLLALGLGRLARIAPGARRVGLSATVADPDRLRRYLVPQVAGQARMAELVVADPGAPPDVAILRTRERIPWAGHRGAYAMADIMAAIKAVRSALLFVNTRSQAEASFQALWQLNDENLPIALHHGSLSVEQRRRVEQAMTLGKLRAVVCTSTLELGVDWGAIDLVIQLGAPKGSSRMMQRIGRSNHRLDEPSQALFVPTNRFEVLECVAAKQAIMDGIQDGDLPRPGGLDVLAQHLVGRGCAEPFDMATLYEEVTAAAPYAHLDRETVERVVDFAATGGYALQRYEQYHKLERLQDGRFTIASRKAAQQYRLNVGTIVEAPMIKLRSIRRGGRGRKAGAAPAVTHVAGKPVGRAGFHIGEVEEWFIEQLRPGDTFLFAGQVWRFEGLAENEAYASKTEEKEPMVPSYQGGKFPLSTFLAERVRALLADPSQWRFLPGQVNWWLDLQRAKSSIPGADQMLVETFPRGSRHYMACYPFEGRLAHQTLGMLLTQRLEKMRLRPMGFMANDYALAVWSLGDMSTVDMGALFSDEGVGDGLDAWMAESNLLKRTFRTCATIAGLIDRRYPGHEKSGRQMMVNSDLIYDVLGRHEPDHILLQATREDVSSGLLDLARMRRLLERIRPAGRILHRRLAQISPLAVPLMMEIGKESIAGEANEDLLSEVADEFMEILNG, encoded by the coding sequence ATGGATTCGTCGCACCCGCTCCCGGTATCCCTGCCGCCCGTCTTCCGGGACTGGTTCGGCGCGCGCGGCTGGGCGATCCGGCGGCACCAGCAGGAATTGCTCGATCTGGCCCAGGCGGGCCGCTCGGCGCTGCTGGTCGCGCCGACCGGCGCGGGCAAGACGCTGGCCGGCTTCCTGCCGCCGCTGATCGAGCTCTACCACGAGATGCAGGGTCCGCCAGCCGAGCGAAGACGGGGCCTGCACACGCTCTACATCTCGCCGCTCAAGGCGCTGGCCGTCGATATCGCCCGCAACCTGGAGACGCCGTCGGCGGAAATGAAACTGGGCGCGCGGATCGAAACACGCACCGGCGACACGCCCACCGAGAAGCGCGCGCGCCAGCGCCGCGATCCGCCGGACATCCTGCTGACCACGCCGGAACAGCTCGCCCTGCTGTTGTCGCACAAGGACGCGGGCGACCTGTTCGGCGGCCTGCGCACCATCGTGCTCGACGAGCTGCACGCCATCGAGAACACCAAGCGCGGCGACCTGCTGGCGCTGGGTCTTGGCCGGCTGGCGCGCATCGCGCCGGGGGCGCGGCGCGTGGGCCTGTCGGCCACCGTCGCCGATCCGGACCGCCTGCGGCGCTATCTGGTGCCTCAAGTCGCCGGGCAGGCCCGCATGGCCGAACTGGTGGTGGCCGATCCGGGTGCGCCGCCCGACGTGGCCATCCTGCGCACCCGCGAGCGGATTCCGTGGGCCGGCCACCGCGGCGCCTACGCCATGGCGGACATCATGGCGGCGATCAAGGCGGTGCGCTCGGCGCTGCTGTTCGTGAACACGCGCTCGCAGGCCGAGGCCAGCTTCCAGGCGCTGTGGCAGCTGAATGACGAGAACCTGCCCATCGCGCTGCATCACGGCTCGCTGTCGGTCGAGCAGCGCCGCCGGGTCGAACAGGCCATGACCCTGGGCAAGCTGCGCGCGGTGGTCTGCACCTCGACGCTGGAGCTTGGCGTCGACTGGGGTGCGATCGATCTGGTGATCCAGCTCGGTGCGCCGAAAGGCTCGTCGCGGATGATGCAGCGGATCGGCCGATCCAACCACCGGCTGGACGAGCCGTCGCAGGCGCTGTTCGTGCCCACCAACCGGTTCGAGGTGCTGGAATGCGTGGCGGCCAAGCAGGCGATCATGGACGGCATCCAGGACGGCGACCTGCCGCGTCCCGGCGGCCTCGACGTGCTGGCCCAGCACCTGGTCGGCCGCGGCTGCGCCGAGCCGTTCGACATGGCGACGCTCTACGAAGAGGTCACCGCCGCCGCGCCCTATGCCCATCTGGACCGCGAAACCGTCGAGCGGGTCGTCGATTTCGCGGCAACCGGCGGCTATGCGCTCCAGCGCTACGAGCAATATCACAAGCTGGAGCGGCTGCAGGACGGGCGCTTCACCATCGCCTCGCGCAAGGCGGCGCAGCAATACCGGCTGAATGTGGGCACCATCGTCGAGGCGCCGATGATCAAGCTGCGCTCGATCCGGCGCGGCGGGCGAGGGCGCAAGGCCGGCGCCGCGCCGGCGGTGACCCATGTGGCGGGAAAGCCTGTCGGCCGCGCCGGGTTCCATATCGGCGAGGTCGAGGAATGGTTCATCGAGCAGCTTCGACCCGGCGACACCTTCCTGTTCGCCGGCCAGGTCTGGCGCTTCGAGGGCCTGGCCGAGAACGAGGCCTATGCCTCGAAGACCGAGGAGAAGGAGCCGATGGTGCCGTCGTACCAGGGCGGCAAATTCCCGCTGTCGACCTTTCTCGCCGAACGGGTGCGCGCCCTGCTGGCCGATCCGTCGCAGTGGCGCTTCCTGCCCGGGCAGGTGAACTGGTGGCTCGATCTCCAGCGCGCCAAATCGTCGATCCCCGGCGCCGATCAGATGCTGGTCGAGACGTTCCCCCGCGGCTCTCGTCACTACATGGCGTGCTATCCGTTCGAGGGACGCCTCGCCCACCAGACCCTCGGCATGCTGCTGACCCAGCGGCTGGAAAAGATGCGGTTGCGGCCCATGGGCTTCATGGCCAACGATTACGCGCTGGCGGTCTGGTCCCTGGGCGATATGTCTACGGTCGACATGGGCGCGCTGTTCTCGGACGAAGGCGTGGGCGACGGGCTCGATGCGTGGATGGCCGAGTCCAACCTGCTGAAGCGCACCTTCCGCACCTGCGCCACCATTGCCGGCCTGATCGACCGGCGCTATCCGGGCCATGAGAAAAGCGGCCGCCAGATGATGGTCAATTCGGACCTGATCTACGATGTACTGGGGCGGCACGAGCCTGACCATATCCTGTTGCAGGCGACCCGCGAGGACGTCTCGTCCGGCCTGCTGGACCTGGCGCGCATGCGCCGGCTGCTCGAGCGGATACGGCCTGCGGGGCGCATCCTGCACCGCAGGCTGGCGCAGATTTCGCCGCTGGCCGTGCCGTTGATGATGGAGATCGGCAAGGAGTCGATCGCCGGCGAGGCGAACGAGGACCTGCTGTCCGAGGTGGCCGATGAGTTCATGGAGATACTGAATGGCTGA